ATGCAGATCAGACAATGGTAAACCTTGCGCAAAAAGTACAGGATGAAATGCTTATCGTTGTTCCGAAAATCGGGGAAGTAACAGCTGCCGGTGGTAATGTCAGTACGAATAATGATAAATTGCGGATTAATTATGCTACACAGGAAGAAATCGAGATACTGAATGGAATTGGCCCTGCAAAAGCGCAGGCCATTGTTCAATATCGCGAAGAAAACGGTTTTTTTAAGACAGTTGATGACTTACTCGAAGTTTCAGGGATTGGTGAAAAAACACTTGAAAATCTGAAAGAAGATATACAGGTACCATAATTGTATTGACGAAAAATTAAGATTATATGTAAACTGTTAACTATATTATTAAAAGGAGCTATTTATTATGGAACGGATTTCCTGGGATCAGTATTATATGGCACAAAGCCATTTGTTGGCACTTAGAAGCACATGCACAAGGCTTATGGTTGGAGCAACAATTGTCCGTGAAAAGCGAATTATAGCCGGGGGATATAATGGAAGTGTATCCGGGAGCGTGCATTGTATTGATGAAGGCTGTTATGTTATCGATGGTCACTGTGTACGTACAATCCATGCTGAAGCAAATGCATTATTACAATGTGCGAAATTCGGGGTTCCGACAGAGGGAGCCGAAATTTATGTAACACATTTCCCATGTTTGCAATGCTGCAAGCAAATTATCCAAAGTGGAATAAAAGCTGTATATTACGCTGAAGATTATAAAAATCATCCGTACGCCATTGAGTTATTTGAGGATGCTGGGGTTAAAACGAAAAAAGTGGAGTTGACCTACTTGGCAGTGGATACAAATCATCAGGAAAAAGAAAAATATATCAACCATTTGCTTAGTGAACTTCACACGCATGCAGGTAAAGAGAAATTCGACGCCCTGGAGGCTGAAGCAAAGCAGTTATTTAATTTATAAGGTGAACGCCATGAAAGGATATTGGCATTTTCCGGTACTGGGCATAGTCAGCAGTGTATTTACAGTTATTTTTCACAGTAACTGGTTCATTTTATGTTTCTGCTTATGGATTCTGATTTTATACTATACGGAACGGTTAGGGAAGGTTGTTGTTCTGTTATCCTTAACCTTCTCCTTCTTTTTCTTCTTCTATATCCCCGATTTGGATCTGCATATCAAAGAAACAGTATCAGATACCACACAACAGACTAAGCTTGCAGGGCGAGTCGTAAGTTCCATAAATGAAACAGAAAACAAAATCGACTTCGTGTTAAAAGATGAACATTCCGAAAGAAAAGTAATTATCGTTTATTTTAAAAAAGATTTGAAAAAACTGGAACATAACCTGAAATATGGATCCAGCTGTACAATATATGGTAAACAGGAATTACCGAGCACGAGCAGGAATCCCGGTCAATTCGATTATCAGAAGTATTTGTTATCACAGGGGATTACCCATCAGGTGGTAATTGATTCGCTTGATAGTCTCGATTGCAGAGGTTCATCCTCATTGAATAAAATCTACTCTGCCCGGGCTGACCTGATCAATTATGTAACAAAGCGACTCAGTCCAGAGACAGCAGCATGGCTGAATGCACTTGTCATCGGTGATGACTCCATGCTTAGTGAGGATACTATTGAATTGTTTCAGCGCTGGAGTTTGTCGCATATTTTGGCCATTTCGGGACTGCACGTTGGTTTAATCGTTGGATTGCTTTATTTTTTGCTCATCAAATTAAACCTGCTGACAAAGGAAAAAGCTCAGTGGCTCATCATTTTCTTCCTTCCTTTTTATGCGTTTTTAGCCGGGGGAGAACCGTCTGTATGGCGTGCCAGTTTAATGGTTCTCGTGTTTATGATTATAAGCAAAAGTAATTTTAAGTTTAGTGTTACGGATGTACTTAGTATCGTATTTATCGTGTTAATTGTACTGGACAAATTTATTGTTTACAGTATTGGGTTCCAATTATCGTTTAGTGTGACGCTTGGCCTGCTCCTCTCAAAAAATTGGTTAGCCCAAACAAATATATCATTCCTTTCGATCCTAAAGATCAGTTTTGTATCCCAAATGGTAATCTTGCCGCTTCAGATAACATATTTTTCAAATTTCCAGCCCCTATCGATTTTAATAAATGTAATGGTTGTTCCATATTTTTCTATTTTTGTAATTCCGCTTATGTTTTTCATCTTGTTGTTATCTCCGGTTGCTGGTTTTCTGATTCCGTATATCGACCTGTTTTTTAGTCACGTTCATCAAATTTTTTTAGCGTCAATTGATTTTATTGATCAAATTGGATATTTTCCATTTGCGATTGGATCTATTCCACCTTTTGCAACTGTATTGTATTATGGCACTTTTTTAATCTTTATGAAAAGAATGGAGCAGGCAAATTTAAGGCAGGCATTTATGTATGGCTGTTTGCTTACCGGGATAATTGTTGCAGTTGCTATTCGGCCATACTTTTCCCCTGTTGGAA
The genomic region above belongs to Virgibacillus doumboii and contains:
- a CDS encoding helix-hairpin-helix domain-containing protein; translated protein: MFELLKRNIFLIVIVISIIIFLFVNNDDSDKIAGESNIKVKEIPIAETSEPKQKQPSSLIVVDVKGEVVRPGVYKMEPESRVNSVIQMAGGFTEDADQTMVNLAQKVQDEMLIVVPKIGEVTAAGGNVSTNNDKLRINYATQEEIEILNGIGPAKAQAIVQYREENGFFKTVDDLLEVSGIGEKTLENLKEDIQVP
- a CDS encoding ComE operon protein 2, giving the protein MERISWDQYYMAQSHLLALRSTCTRLMVGATIVREKRIIAGGYNGSVSGSVHCIDEGCYVIDGHCVRTIHAEANALLQCAKFGVPTEGAEIYVTHFPCLQCCKQIIQSGIKAVYYAEDYKNHPYAIELFEDAGVKTKKVELTYLAVDTNHQEKEKYINHLLSELHTHAGKEKFDALEAEAKQLFNL
- a CDS encoding DNA internalization-related competence protein ComEC/Rec2; the encoded protein is MKGYWHFPVLGIVSSVFTVIFHSNWFILCFCLWILILYYTERLGKVVVLLSLTFSFFFFFYIPDLDLHIKETVSDTTQQTKLAGRVVSSINETENKIDFVLKDEHSERKVIIVYFKKDLKKLEHNLKYGSSCTIYGKQELPSTSRNPGQFDYQKYLLSQGITHQVVIDSLDSLDCRGSSSLNKIYSARADLINYVTKRLSPETAAWLNALVIGDDSMLSEDTIELFQRWSLSHILAISGLHVGLIVGLLYFLLIKLNLLTKEKAQWLIIFFLPFYAFLAGGEPSVWRASLMVLVFMIISKSNFKFSVTDVLSIVFIVLIVLDKFIVYSIGFQLSFSVTLGLLLSKNWLAQTNISFLSILKISFVSQMVILPLQITYFSNFQPLSILINVMVVPYFSIFVIPLMFFILLLSPVAGFLIPYIDLFFSHVHQIFLASIDFIDQIGYFPFAIGSIPPFATVLYYGTFLIFMKRMEQANLRQAFMYGCLLTGIIVAVAIRPYFSPVGTITMLDIGQGDAIVVELPYRKGVILIDAGAKMSFGDSEATDQVYKQIIGPYLFSRGIRKIDALIISHEDTDHMGSLPYLLGDIGVQKMFVSNYYDFNEQHAAIVNTSNMQIERVSPNQEIVIGGHPFMVLSPDRDKQSTNENSLVLFTSFGGLSWLFTGDIGKDTETELLSAYPDLMVDVLKVAHHGSNSSTDKQFLKQIRPVYGLISVGINNVYGHPHQEVVTSLKEMGIEILRTDKHGAIQFHFNEDRGTFSTYLP